GCAGCGCATCCGGCTTCTGCTCGACCGGACCTACGGCGAAAACGCGGGCAAGGCCAAATTCAAACCCAGCAGCGGCAATAAAAATCCGCCGTCGCCGCTGGATTTCTGGAAAACGCCGCGCGACGCCTGGGTCATGGATCCGGAGTCGACACAGTCGATCACGTTCAAAGGAAACCGCGGCAAGCCGGTGATCACGGTTTTTTACAGCTCTAAGGCGGGCGGCAAAGGCGAGGTCACGGGCATCGCCTTTCATGAAACCAACGGCGGCGGCAAGATCGTCTACACCGAAAACCGGAAGCTGCTGCGCCCGGGTTTCGAATTCAATATCGCGGAAATGCAGGGCAAGACCGCGGACGAAGCCACGCTGCTGCAATGGCTCGTGCTGGAGCAGAAGAAGATCGGGGCCGCGCCGCAGGCCGGCATTCAGCCACTCTATTCGGACGAGATCGACTACACGGAGCGGCGCAGGCTCTACGACCACATCGACCAGGTCTTTGCCACGCTGCTCGAAAACTACCTGGCCTTCGCGTCGATCCCCGAAGACGCGCATCATCCCGGCTTCGACTTTGAAGCGCTTTTCACCGACCCGGTGGCCCAGAGCGTGCAGGAGTTCCACGACAAAGAGTTTCCGACCGGCGACTATATTTTCCCTTACGCGGAGCAGCGCGCGTTTGTCCCGTACCTCTTCAACAAATGGAGGGAGGGCAGGGAGGCGATCACACTCGAAGAAATGGAAAAGTATTTCGTGCTGCGCCAAATGATCCGCGACCTGCGCGGCATTTTCCAGATGCTTGGACCGACCTTTTACAAACAGAAAACCCGGCGCAGCCCGACCGTAGGGGGCGGGGGAGCCGCCGACCAGGAGGAAGCGAGGCGCCACCGCCGCACCCTCGGCGGCAATACGTCGTATCTTTCCGCGCATGCCGTGGCCGCGATGGTGATCGAGATTCTGCGTTCACGCGGCGGCAAGGCCAAGCACCTGGATCAGGCCGCGGGCACGGGCGCGCTCGCCGACGCGCTTTCGCAGCAGGGATCGCCGAAACCGGACGGCAAGAATTACCTGCTGGCCGAAATGGACACGGACCCGAACATGCTGGCCCAGCAGCGGCCCGCGGGCTTCCGTCCCGAGGACGGCGTCGTGCATCTTTTGGGCGACGTGACGCGGCTGCGCGAAGAATTTGCCAAGCTCAAATTCACGGAGGCGCCGTTCGACATCATCACCGCGCTTTTCATCATCGACATGCTGAGAGCCGAAGACCGCAAGCGGCTTTTCATCGAAGCCAACATGTCCATGACCGTCGGCGGCGAATACATTCTCACCGTGCCGCAGTCCTGGGACCTCGACGATGCCGAGGCGTTCCAGCAGGCCATGTATGATCTCGGCTTCGACGTGGACACGCCGGTGCGCGGCCAGCACAAGGCCAAGCCGGAATTCCTCGACAGGATCGTGCGGGAGGTGAAAGATTCCACCAACGACGAAGGTTATGCCAAGGACATTTCGCGGGAAGTGGGCGACAGGCTGGCCAAGCAGTTCACGATCCTGCGCTTCGTGAAACGCAAGGACATCGATCCCGAAAGCGCCGCCGTCCGAAACATCCCGGCCGCCGCGTTCGAATTGAAAAAAACCGAGACCG
This region of Verrucomicrobiia bacterium genomic DNA includes:
- a CDS encoding class I SAM-dependent methyltransferase, encoding LLARLVRGGDPAHWNHDVVEQTLTSIAAVPENRRRQDLITSFFTLNNAEGEDGQETVAAAIRAGARLLKKDGRMVITLSARRGFEDRALDQIKDFGFEVEDGIGFNRLTDEHRNQLFKRGEDQTDEDAVFVESEIRRRRFYVLILKKTSDLSDEAIAALPTNNIMISRFPEEVPGAEETPVRPDDITVQSTAEREKKLKEIKPNQLERSDLQPKSESLRESPYTRRQADKDRFRDHRRKLELISKYRHLLLGPATRINDNQTLQRIRLLLDRTYGENAGKAKFKPSSGNKNPPSPLDFWKTPRDAWVMDPESTQSITFKGNRGKPVITVFYSSKAGGKGEVTGIAFHETNGGGKIVYTENRKLLRPGFEFNIAEMQGKTADEATLLQWLVLEQKKIGAAPQAGIQPLYSDEIDYTERRRLYDHIDQVFATLLENYLAFASIPEDAHHPGFDFEALFTDPVAQSVQEFHDKEFPTGDYIFPYAEQRAFVPYLFNKWREGREAITLEEMEKYFVLRQMIRDLRGIFQMLGPTFYKQKTRRSPTVGGGGAADQEEARRHRRTLGGNTSYLSAHAVAAMVIEILRSRGGKAKHLDQAAGTGALADALSQQGSPKPDGKNYLLAEMDTDPNMLAQQRPAGFRPEDGVVHLLGDVTRLREEFAKLKFTEAPFDIITALFIIDMLRAEDRKRLFIEANMSMTVGGEYILTVPQSWDLDDAEAFQQAMYDLGFDVDTPVRGQHKAKPEFLDRIVREVKDSTNDEGYAKDISREVGDRLAKQFTILRFVKRKDIDPESAAVRNIPAAAFELKKTETGVRGPSTGTKPFEYDPQAMRRWLEILRWLLNEWTANDIEVFNADAASMVTREQIIGEGGLFPEIATENALEHLYQYRFLFSSTAETGNHHELITVVHQFWNLGARRFHRKQIELLRELYRRGPPARGPAPSQFSANWAAQHLASRAKALERLASGKPVAGAHLQNPA